The Dendropsophus ebraccatus isolate aDenEbr1 chromosome 3, aDenEbr1.pat, whole genome shotgun sequence genome includes a region encoding these proteins:
- the FAM151B gene encoding protein FAM151B: MCAADRRSGRMDGRCVRRQGSVCAGRWRVCIVGTALVIATYQLTYHLLCCALPPGLTMDRSRGPWNENILDYFLSKDRIKARDGIEILWEHATNSKEKLQKALQSDVHMIEADILLRGTGDKEPIMAHPPATDSDINLQEWLDKVSMSNKGIKLDFKSMEAVLPSMKILDTMRDNLHQPVWINADILLGPGGTLRVDGTEFLQVVTSFFSDVTLSLGWTTAWHSDTPNEGYSWEMVREMENICKNLNQPVTFPVRAALVRQSWPQLQWLLQSSDRYSLTIWSGKDDIYPTEDLLYAREHSGKDRIFYDVFEPQNSELKQVVKQKQQDGQYY; encoded by the exons ATGTGCGCAGCGGACCGGCGCAGTGGACGGATGGATGGGCGCTGTGTGCGGCGGCAGGGCTCGGTGTGTGCGGGCCGGTGGCGGGTGTGTATAGTGGGCACAGCACTGGTGATCGCCACATACCAGCTGACATACCATCTCCTGTGCTGTGCACTGCCCCCGGGGCTGACCATGGACCGGAGCCGAG gtCCATGGAATGAAAATATATTGGACTATTTCCTGAGCAAGGATCGGATAAAAGCCAGAGATGGGATAGAAATCCTCTGGGAGCATGCAACCAACAGCAAGGAGAAGTTACAGAAGGCTCTGCAGA GTGATGTTCATATGATCGAGGCGGACATTCTCCTTCGAGGAACCGGAGATAAAGAACCTATAATGGCTCATCCTCCCGCAACAGACAGTGATATAAATCTTCAGGAGTGGCTGGACAAGGTGTCTATGTCTAATAAAGGCATTAAGCTCGATTTCAAAAG TATGGAAGCTGTTCTACCTTCTATGAAAATCCTGGATACAATGAGGGATAATCTCCATCAACCTGTTTGGATAAATGCAGACATCCTTCTTGGCCCCGGTGGAACTCTCAGAGTGGATGGAACAGAGTTTCTTCAGGTTGTCACCTCCTTCTTCTCAGATGTTACTCTGTCATTGGGCTGGACGACAGCCTGGCATTCTGACACACCTAATgaag GCTACAGCTGGGAGATGGTGAGAGAAATGGAGAACATCTGTAAAAACCTGAACCAGCCAGTGACATTCCCAGTCAGGGCAGCTTTAGTGCGACAATCGTGGCCTCAACTCCAGTGGTTGCTGCAGTCATCAGACAG GTACAGCCTCACCATCTGGTCAGGAAAGGACGATATCTACCCCACAGAGGATCTGCTCTATGCTCGGGAGCATTCAGGGAAAGATAGGATATTTTATGATGTCTTTGAACCTCAAAACAGTGAACTGAAGCAGGTTGTGAAACAGAAGCAACAAGATGGCCAGTATTACTGA